From the genome of Pseudomonas helvetica:
TAGATAACGGTGCGCCTTCGGGCGTGTCACGCAATTCCGTTCACGCAGCGCCTTACCACCGCCGCAGTTACACGAACGGCCTCACCTGGCTCCTCGGTTAAGGTGATTTTGGGCGCCCTCGGGCGCCCTTTTTGCTTCCAGGCCAGGCCGCCCTCGTGATCTCAGTAGTAACGTCGCGGGTCGGAATCGATCAGGCTGGTCAGCTTGGTCAGGGCGAAGCGCAATTCGTCCTGGCTGGTGGGCGACATCAGCACCACCCGCACGCAGCGGGTAATCCCGGAACGTTCGGCCTGAAATTGCGTGCCACTGAGCACCAGCACTCCGTGAGTCCGAGCCAGCATGGCGAACTCGTCGCTGGTCCATGGCTCAGGCAGCGTCAACCAGACGTGGTAGGAATACGGCTGGGTCTTGAGCTCGAAATTGGCAAATATTTCCTGGGCAATCGCTTGCCGCCCGGCGGCTTCGTTGCGCTGGATGCGGATCAGGTTTTTGTCGAGGCCTTCGGTAATCACATTGCTGGCCAATTGCGCGGTCAGCGGCGACGGCATCCAGACGCTGCTGCGCACCATCGAGGTCAGGCGCGACAGCAATTTGGGCGGGCTATAGAGATAGCCGATGCGTAGCGCCGGCATCACCGATTTCGACAGGCTGGTCAGGTACACCGAACGATCCGGCGCAAACGCCGACAACGGCTTGATCGACGGATCGGTGGCGAGGAAGCCGTAGATGTCATCGTCCAGGATGATGAAGTCGAACTCTTCGGCCAGTGCCGCAATTTGTGCTCGGCGTTTTTGCGACATGATCGCCGCCGTCGGGTTCTGGCAGGTCGCGACGCAAACCAGCATCGCTGGCCTCTCGCGCAGGCACAGTTCGCGCAGCGCTTCGGGAATGATCCCTTCATCGTCCATCGGCACGCCACGCAGGCGGCGCTCAAGACCATGAGCCAGGGAAATGATGCCGGGGTAGCAAAGTTCTTCGCAGAGCACCAGGTCACCGGCGTTGGTCAGGGCGCTCATCGCGACCATCAAGCCATGCTGGGCACCGGCGGTGATCACCACTTGCTGCCATTGCGCATCGGGCAACGAATGGCGCAACCACTGCGCACCCGCTTCGCGATGAGCCGGGTGACCGCCGTCCGGCGCGTAATCCAGGGTACGGGCGAAGTCGGTGCTCTTGGCCATGCCCACCAACGCACCGCGCAACCAGTATTCCAGGGTTTCGCTGCTGGGCTTGATGATCGACAGATCGAGTAATTCGGATTGCCCCAGGTTCAGCGACGCGGCGCTGTTGCCGGCTGGCAGTTCCAGTTGCTTTTGATTGAGCACATACGTGCCCCGCCCCACTTCCCCCTGCACCAGACGACGTCGATGGGCTTCGCTGTAGGCCCGACTGATGGTGCCCGGCGTGACATTCAAGGTGGTGGCCAGCTCCCGCAGGGTCGGCAGACGATCACCTTCGCTCAGCACGCCGCTGCTGATATCGCGCGCCAACGCATCGGCAATCGACAAATACATCGGCTGGCTGAACTCGCTTAGCTGGGGAACCCACATGAATGTTCACTGCCCATCGTAGAAATGATGAATATCCGAGCATATCACATGGAGGTTAGGCAACTAATCAATCGACTCAATCAGTAAATTGAGTCGATTGACTCAACAATTGAATCGGTATGCATCGCAACCTGAAGATATTTTTTAGAGTATTAATATCCTTATAAATCAATCAATTAAATAACATTCGACCAAAAAACAGGCACTGATAGCAAGAAAACATCTCATAACAGTCTCACCACCCATTGAATCAACTCAATTTAATCAAATACACTCATCTATAATCGAATCAATCGACTCAATCCTCCCCACCTGATCACTGCGCGACTCTGCCGCGCCAAATCGAGACATCATGGACACACTCAAAAAGGATCTATCCCTGTCAGCGGTCATTGCGGGCTTCATCGCGGTGATCATTTCCTATGCCGGCCCTTTGATCATCGTGTTTCAGGCAGCCAAGGAAGCCCATCTGCCCAACGACGTGGTGTCTTCGTGGATCTGGGCCATTTCCATCGGCAGCGGCATTACCGGCCTGTTCCTGAGCTGGCGCCTGCGGATTCCGGTAATCACCGCGTGGTCGACGCCGGGTGCGGCATTGCTGGTATCGATGTTGCCCACCGTTACCCTGCCCCAGGCCATCGGTGCCTATGTCGTGGCGTCGGTAATCATCGCCGTGGTCGGTTTGTCCGGTGCGTTCGACAAACTGATGAGTCGCCTGCCCAAAGCCATCGCTGCCGCCATGCTCGCGGGTATTCTGTTTCGCTTCGGCGCAGAGCTGTTCACCTCGATCAAGCTGCAACCGGCGTTGGTGCTGTCGATGATCGCGACCTATCTGATCTTCAAACGCTTTTCGCCGCGCTACGCGATTCTCTCGGTGCTGATTATCGGTTGCGCCGTGGCCGCCTCGTTCGGTGAACTCAACAGCAGCTCGATCACCATCGCCGTGGCCCACCCGGTCTTCATCGCCCCCGAGTGGAGCTGGCACGCAATCATCAACATCGGTCTGCCACTGGCTCTGGTGACCCTGACCGGCCAGCATGTCCCCGGCATGGCGGTGTTGCGCACTTCGGGCTACAACACCCCGGCGCGCTCGATCATTTCGGTCACCGCGATTGGCTCGATTCTGATGGCCCCGTTCGGCTCCCATGGTTTTAACCTGGCAGCGATTACGGCGGCGATCTGCACCGGCCGCGAAGCCCACGAAGACCGTGACAAACGCTACGTCGCCGGGATTGCCTGCGGGGTGTTCTACATTCTGATGGGCACCTTTGGCGCGACCCTGGCCTCGGTGTTTTCCGCCCTGCCTAAAGAGTTGATTGCCTCCCTCGCCGGCCTGGCCTTGTTCGGTGCAATCAGCGCCGGGTTGACCGGCGCCATGGCGGACGAGAAGCAACGTGAAGCGGCGCTGATCACCTTCCTGGTCACCGCCTCGGGCATGAGTTTCCTCGGTTTGGCCGCCGCTTTCTGGGGTTTGATCTTCGGTCTCGCGGCGCACTTCGTACTGACTTACACCCGGGAAAGCAAAGCCGCCGTCATCGCCGAGGGCAGCCGACCATAACCGCTCGCTACGACTTCATTGTGGTCGGTGGTGGCATCGCCAGCGTGATCCTGATCACCGGCAGCGGCCTGAAAGACACCTCCATTTTTCTATCTGACTCGACCAAAGGCCAATCACGGATGCAGCCGCATCACGCGCTGGCACCGCTGGCCGAAGCGCTTACCTAAGGAATCACACCATGAGCCTGCAGAATTTCGACCCCACCATTGCCCGCTTGATCGACCGCGAACGCAACCGCCAGGAAACCCACCTGGAGCTGATCGCCTCAGAAAACTATGTCAGCGAAGAAGTGCTCCAGGCACAGGGTTCGGTGCTCACCAACAAATATGCCGAAGGCTATCCGGGTAAGCGCTACTACGGCGGCTGCAAGGTCGTCGACGAGATTGAAAACCTGGCCATCGAGCGCGCCCGCAAACTGTTCAATTGTGAATACGTCAACGTCCAACCGCATTCCGGGTCCCAAGCCAACCAAGCAGTGTTTCTGGCAGTGCTCGAACCCGGCGACACGATTTTGGGGATGTCCCTGGCTCATGGCGGGCACTTGACCCATGGCGCGTCAGTGAATTTTTCCGGCAAGTTCTACAAGGCATTTTCCTATGGACTGGAGAAGGAAACGGAGACCCTCGACTACGCCGCAATGGAAGCGCTGGCCCGGGAGCACCGGCCGAAGATGATCATTGCCGGGGCCTCGGCGTATTCCCGAACCATTGATTTCCAGCGCTTTCGCAATATCTGCGATGAAATCGGCGCTTACCTGATGGTCGACATGGCGCACTACGCGGGGCTGATTGCGGCGGACGTATACCCGTCACCGGTCGGCATCGCCGACTTCATCACATCCACCACGCACAAAACCTTGCGTGGCCCGCGCGGCGGTCTGATCCTGGCCAAAGCGCAATACGCTGCGCTGCTGGACAAGACGATTTTCCCGGTTTACCAAGGTGGGCCGCTGATGCACGTCATCGCGGCCAAGGCAGTGGCGTTCAACGAAGCCCTTGGCGATGGGTTCAAGCATTACCAGCAACGGGTGATCAACAACGCCCGGACCATGGCCGACATCCTGACCCGTCGTGGTTTGCGCGTGGTGTCCGGTGGCACCGACTGCCACATGTTCCTGCTCGATCTGCGCTCGATGAACATCACCGGCAAAGATGCCGAAGCGCTGCTGGAAAGCGCCCACATCACGCTAAACAAAAACGCGATTCCCGACGACCCGCAGAAACCGGCAATCACCAGCGGCATCCGCATTGGCACGCCAGCACTGACGACCCGGGGCTTTGGCGAGGCTGAGTGCGCTGAAGTGGCGAACCTGATCGCCGACCTGCTGGAACAACCGAACAACGCGGCGCTGCTGGATAACATCCGGCGCAGGGTGATGCACTTGTGTGAGTGTTTTCCGGTGTATCTGCTGAGTTGATTGCTGGAGGAGTAGACCGAATAGGGAGACTCTAAAAACCGAATGGCGAATTTGGCGCTCCAATGAGGGCAATGACGTCCGCTTAGAAATAAGTGGACGTCATTGCCTTTATCGCTATTGGCGTTTGGTGCAGGTAGATGACTTGGCCGGATGCTTACAATAGTTTCACGAGTATCTGAGTACAGAGAGCAAATGTGGGGGCTTTTGAGAGTTCTGTGGGGGAGCGTGACGCTGAACTCGAAGCTGCCGCCCCCGCGTCAGAGCTTGGCGATCGAGACCTCGGTGGATTTGACGAACGCGATGACCTCGCTGCCCACCACCAACTCGAGATCGCGAATCGAACGTGTGGTAATCACCGAAGTGACAATCCCGGAAGCGGTTTGTACATCGACTTCAGAGACCACCGGCCCTTCCAGGATTTCCTTGACGATGCCTTTGAACTGATTGCGGACGTTGATTGCTTTGATGGTCATGGCTAGGCTTCCTGTCGAAATGGCTACATGAGCACGGCTGTGCATGGCCTTAAAATGCACTTGATT
Proteins encoded in this window:
- a CDS encoding PLP-dependent aminotransferase family protein, which codes for MWVPQLSEFSQPMYLSIADALARDISSGVLSEGDRLPTLRELATTLNVTPGTISRAYSEAHRRRLVQGEVGRGTYVLNQKQLELPAGNSAASLNLGQSELLDLSIIKPSSETLEYWLRGALVGMAKSTDFARTLDYAPDGGHPAHREAGAQWLRHSLPDAQWQQVVITAGAQHGLMVAMSALTNAGDLVLCEELCYPGIISLAHGLERRLRGVPMDDEGIIPEALRELCLRERPAMLVCVATCQNPTAAIMSQKRRAQIAALAEEFDFIILDDDIYGFLATDPSIKPLSAFAPDRSVYLTSLSKSVMPALRIGYLYSPPKLLSRLTSMVRSSVWMPSPLTAQLASNVITEGLDKNLIRIQRNEAAGRQAIAQEIFANFELKTQPYSYHVWLTLPEPWTSDEFAMLARTHGVLVLSGTQFQAERSGITRCVRVVLMSPTSQDELRFALTKLTSLIDSDPRRYY
- a CDS encoding benzoate/H(+) symporter BenE family transporter, encoding MDTLKKDLSLSAVIAGFIAVIISYAGPLIIVFQAAKEAHLPNDVVSSWIWAISIGSGITGLFLSWRLRIPVITAWSTPGAALLVSMLPTVTLPQAIGAYVVASVIIAVVGLSGAFDKLMSRLPKAIAAAMLAGILFRFGAELFTSIKLQPALVLSMIATYLIFKRFSPRYAILSVLIIGCAVAASFGELNSSSITIAVAHPVFIAPEWSWHAIINIGLPLALVTLTGQHVPGMAVLRTSGYNTPARSIISVTAIGSILMAPFGSHGFNLAAITAAICTGREAHEDRDKRYVAGIACGVFYILMGTFGATLASVFSALPKELIASLAGLALFGAISAGLTGAMADEKQREAALITFLVTASGMSFLGLAAAFWGLIFGLAAHFVLTYTRESKAAVIAEGSRP
- the glyA gene encoding serine hydroxymethyltransferase; the protein is MSLQNFDPTIARLIDRERNRQETHLELIASENYVSEEVLQAQGSVLTNKYAEGYPGKRYYGGCKVVDEIENLAIERARKLFNCEYVNVQPHSGSQANQAVFLAVLEPGDTILGMSLAHGGHLTHGASVNFSGKFYKAFSYGLEKETETLDYAAMEALAREHRPKMIIAGASAYSRTIDFQRFRNICDEIGAYLMVDMAHYAGLIAADVYPSPVGIADFITSTTHKTLRGPRGGLILAKAQYAALLDKTIFPVYQGGPLMHVIAAKAVAFNEALGDGFKHYQQRVINNARTMADILTRRGLRVVSGGTDCHMFLLDLRSMNITGKDAEALLESAHITLNKNAIPDDPQKPAITSGIRIGTPALTTRGFGEAECAEVANLIADLLEQPNNAALLDNIRRRVMHLCECFPVYLLS
- a CDS encoding molybdopterin-binding protein, whose translation is MTIKAINVRNQFKGIVKEILEGPVVSEVDVQTASGIVTSVITTRSIRDLELVVGSEVIAFVKSTEVSIAKL